In a genomic window of Mycoplasma iguanae:
- the ileS gene encoding isoleucine--tRNA ligase: MEKKEYKQTLNMPFTEFQMKADLPNKEVLYRQNWLDQKIYKKILAKNKVNQAFILHDGPPYANGSIHMGHALNKILKDIIVRYKSLQGFYSPFVAGWDTHGLPIENKMLNEMNLTSHKNISVSELRKSAAKYALEQIEIQKAEFKKLQLLSDLEDIYITMDPQFEAQQLRLFKKMALDGLIYKGLKPVYWSPSSQSALAEAEVEYADHTSPSIIVAFEVLEAKGPIKKGDNILIWTTTPWTLIANSGAAVGAEFEYVRVKVNDKFYVLATKLLAEVAKLAKWENYEIVTTFLGQEIAGTIYQRPIKTSKIAPVVVGHHVTLDSGTGIVHMAPLFGEDDFIIAKAHNLEEIMHVEDDGTLNEQGDQFAGKFYEDVNKDIGLFLESQNKLLSLKFIKHSYPHDWRTHKPIIYRGTPQWFVSIDNIRQRILEEIETVDFYADWAKKRLKLMIENRGDWTISRQRSWGVPIPVFYDENKKEVFNAEIFDHVIALVEKHGTDVWFNKTTDELLPEKFRNRGWTKENDIMDVWFDSGSSSIGVKVLGQVAPFDLYLEGSDQYRGWFNSSIINSVAYRDKSPYKKLLSHGFVVDEKGRKMSKSLGNGVDPAQVSEKLGADILRLWVSNSEYSSDVSISQNILNQNVEIYRKFRNTIKFLLGNLYDYKPNPDIKLDGVHLLIDEKIKKIKNKIVKYYDKFSFINVIKHLNNFIIDISNFYLSITKDSLYADAKDSHARLSVQYNLYNILDMLLISLAPILPTTTEEAYSFFHKTNKQESIHLENFFKFEEVNTNEEAKWTAFFELKDQVYKLIEEKIKAGEIKRSNEAKLILNTDNEFLKSLDLKYLLMVGAVEFGQKTQVEKFISEKCQRCWNHFKIEDLKDLLCGRCQNVL; encoded by the coding sequence ATGGAAAAAAAAGAATATAAACAAACGCTGAATATGCCTTTTACTGAGTTTCAAATGAAGGCGGATCTACCAAATAAAGAAGTTTTATATCGTCAAAATTGGTTAGATCAGAAAATTTATAAAAAAATCTTAGCTAAAAATAAAGTGAATCAAGCTTTTATATTGCATGATGGTCCGCCATATGCAAATGGTTCTATTCATATGGGTCATGCCTTAAATAAAATCTTAAAAGATATTATTGTGCGTTATAAATCATTACAAGGATTTTATTCACCTTTTGTAGCAGGTTGAGATACCCACGGTTTACCAATTGAAAATAAAATGTTAAACGAAATGAACCTAACTTCTCACAAAAATATTTCAGTGAGTGAATTAAGAAAATCTGCAGCTAAATATGCTTTAGAACAAATTGAAATTCAAAAAGCTGAATTTAAAAAATTGCAGCTTTTAAGTGATTTAGAAGATATTTATATTACAATGGATCCCCAATTTGAAGCCCAACAATTAAGATTATTTAAAAAAATGGCACTTGATGGATTGATCTACAAAGGACTAAAACCTGTGTATTGATCTCCTTCTTCTCAATCTGCTCTTGCAGAAGCTGAAGTAGAATATGCTGATCATACTTCTCCTTCAATTATTGTAGCTTTTGAAGTTCTAGAAGCAAAAGGTCCAATAAAAAAAGGTGATAATATTCTAATTTGAACAACAACTCCTTGAACCTTAATTGCCAATTCTGGAGCAGCAGTAGGTGCAGAATTTGAATATGTGCGTGTAAAAGTAAATGATAAATTTTATGTTCTAGCAACAAAATTGTTAGCAGAAGTTGCAAAACTTGCAAAATGAGAAAATTACGAAATTGTAACAACCTTTTTAGGACAAGAAATTGCGGGCACAATATATCAAAGACCAATAAAAACTTCCAAAATTGCACCCGTTGTTGTAGGTCACCATGTTACATTAGATTCAGGAACTGGAATTGTCCACATGGCTCCTTTGTTTGGTGAAGATGACTTTATTATCGCTAAAGCTCACAATTTAGAAGAAATAATGCACGTTGAAGATGATGGTACTTTAAACGAACAAGGGGACCAATTTGCAGGCAAATTTTATGAAGACGTTAACAAAGATATAGGTTTATTTTTAGAATCTCAAAATAAACTACTTTCATTAAAATTTATTAAACACTCATATCCTCATGATTGAAGAACTCATAAACCTATCATTTATCGTGGTACACCACAATGATTTGTTTCAATTGACAATATCCGTCAAAGAATTTTAGAAGAAATTGAAACAGTTGATTTTTATGCTGATTGAGCTAAAAAACGTTTAAAACTTATGATTGAAAACCGTGGAGATTGAACAATTTCTCGTCAAAGATCATGAGGAGTTCCAATTCCTGTTTTTTATGATGAAAACAAAAAAGAAGTATTCAATGCAGAAATTTTTGACCATGTAATTGCTTTAGTAGAAAAACATGGAACTGATGTTTGATTTAATAAAACTACAGATGAACTACTTCCTGAAAAATTTAGAAATAGAGGTTGAACCAAAGAAAACGATATTATGGATGTTTGATTTGATTCAGGTTCTTCTTCAATTGGTGTTAAGGTTTTAGGACAAGTGGCTCCTTTTGATTTATATTTAGAAGGATCAGATCAATATAGAGGTTGATTTAACTCATCAATTATTAATTCTGTTGCTTACAGAGATAAATCACCATATAAAAAACTTCTATCTCATGGTTTTGTAGTAGATGAAAAAGGTCGTAAAATGTCAAAATCTTTAGGTAATGGTGTAGATCCTGCTCAAGTTAGTGAAAAACTTGGTGCAGATATTTTGCGACTTTGAGTTTCAAATAGTGAATATTCTTCTGATGTTTCCATTTCACAAAATATTCTTAATCAAAATGTTGAAATTTATCGTAAATTTAGAAATACTATTAAATTTTTATTAGGTAATTTATATGACTACAAACCAAATCCAGATATCAAGCTGGATGGTGTTCACTTATTAATTGATGAAAAAATTAAAAAAATTAAAAACAAAATTGTCAAATACTATGATAAATTTTCTTTTATTAATGTCATTAAACATTTAAATAACTTTATTATTGATATTTCTAATTTTTACTTATCAATTACCAAAGATAGTTTATATGCTGATGCTAAAGATTCTCATGCAAGGTTAAGTGTCCAATATAACCTTTATAACATTTTAGATATGCTCTTAATTTCATTAGCTCCTATTCTGCCAACAACAACAGAAGAAGCATATAGTTTTTTTCATAAAACTAATAAGCAAGAATCAATTCATTTAGAAAACTTCTTCAAGTTTGAAGAAGTTAATACAAATGAAGAAGCGAAATGAACAGCTTTTTTTGAGTTAAAAGATCAAGTATATAAGCTGATAGAAGAAAAAATTAAAGCTGGTGAAATTAAACGTTCAAATGAAGCTAAACTAATATTAAATACCGACAATGAATTTTTAAAATCATTAGATTTAAAATATTTATTAATGGTTGGAGCAGTAGAATTTGGACAAAAAACTCAAGTAGAAAAATTTATTTCTGAAAAATGTCAAAGATGTTGAAATCACTTCAAAATTGAAGATTTAAAAGATTTATTATGTGGCAGATGTCAAAATGTTTTATAA
- a CDS encoding CTP synthase produces MSKYIFVTGGVISGLGKGIIAASIGNLLKHRGYKIFVLKLDPYLNVDPGVISPYEHGEVYVTADGGETDLDLGHYERFIGENFTKDSNFTSGKIFSRILEKERKGSYNGKTVQFIPHVTNEIKDILKSIEKKYKPDFLIVEIGGTVGDIESNPFIYALAEMSYDKKNQSTFFAHVTYVPYLKTSKDFKTKPTQNSIRALNSMGIKPNMVFLRADKDIDNEIVEKVARFSLLEKNSVISMPDLESVYDAPLWLETKKIAATIEKHFNLKSKIGNIKEWKKFADQIKVQKQNKIKIAMVGKYIEFPDSYKSIIEATRIAASYLDTEVEFKWIDAGQLTSQNIAQTLVDTQATMILPGFGHRGFEGKVLTAIYTRQKDIPTFGICLGMQAMSVAQARLNGFPKATSSEFQTGDKEEVFVLDIIPGKQGNLGGTLRIGNQNISLKEDSLFAKYYQSKEVVERHRHRYEVQEFFKNNLPDGDFDFPAFNPQTGLVEACEVKSKRFYLGTQYHPEFSGKPLKPHKLFLAFIESIIKGK; encoded by the coding sequence ATGTCTAAATATATCTTTGTTACAGGTGGGGTAATTTCTGGTTTAGGAAAAGGAATTATTGCAGCTTCCATCGGTAATTTATTAAAACATAGAGGTTATAAAATCTTTGTTTTAAAATTAGATCCATATCTAAATGTGGATCCTGGTGTAATTTCACCTTATGAACATGGTGAAGTTTATGTAACAGCAGATGGTGGTGAAACCGACTTAGATTTAGGTCATTATGAACGTTTTATTGGTGAGAATTTTACGAAAGATTCCAACTTTACTTCTGGAAAAATTTTTTCACGAATTTTAGAAAAAGAACGAAAAGGTTCATATAATGGTAAAACTGTCCAATTTATACCGCATGTAACTAATGAAATTAAAGATATTTTAAAATCAATTGAAAAAAAATATAAGCCTGATTTTTTAATTGTTGAAATTGGTGGAACTGTTGGTGATATTGAATCTAATCCTTTCATTTATGCATTAGCAGAAATGAGCTATGACAAAAAAAATCAGTCTACTTTTTTTGCCCATGTAACTTATGTACCTTATTTAAAAACTTCAAAAGATTTTAAAACTAAACCCACACAAAATTCAATTCGTGCTTTAAATTCTATGGGAATAAAACCAAATATGGTTTTTTTAAGAGCTGATAAAGACATTGATAATGAAATAGTTGAAAAAGTAGCACGTTTTTCATTATTAGAAAAAAACAGTGTAATTTCCATGCCTGATTTAGAAAGTGTTTATGATGCACCTTTATGGTTAGAAACCAAAAAGATTGCTGCTACTATTGAAAAACATTTTAATCTAAAAAGTAAAATAGGAAATATTAAAGAATGGAAAAAATTTGCTGATCAAATTAAAGTGCAAAAACAAAATAAAATTAAAATTGCTATGGTAGGAAAATATATTGAATTTCCTGACTCATACAAATCAATTATTGAAGCAACTAGAATCGCAGCCAGCTATTTAGATACTGAAGTCGAATTCAAATGAATTGATGCTGGTCAATTAACTTCTCAAAATATTGCTCAAACATTAGTAGATACACAAGCAACTATGATTTTGCCAGGTTTTGGACATCGAGGTTTTGAAGGAAAAGTTTTAACTGCAATTTATACAAGACAAAAAGATATTCCTACTTTTGGTATTTGTTTAGGAATGCAAGCTATGAGTGTAGCTCAAGCACGTTTAAATGGTTTTCCTAAAGCGACTAGTTCTGAATTTCAAACAGGTGATAAGGAAGAAGTTTTTGTTCTAGATATTATTCCAGGAAAGCAAGGAAATCTAGGAGGAACTTTAAGAATTGGTAATCAAAATATCAGCTTAAAAGAAGATTCTTTATTTGCTAAATATTATCAAAGTAAAGAAGTAGTAGAAAGACACCGTCATCGTTATGAAGTGCAAGAATTTTTCAAAAATAATTTACCTGATGGTGATTTTGATTTCCCCGCTTTCAATCCTCAAACCGGTTTAGTTGAAGCTTGTGAAGTAAAAAGCAAAAGATTTTATTTAGGAACTCAATACCATCCTGAATTTAGTGGAAAACCATTAAAACCTCATAAATTATTTTTAGCTTTTATTGAATCAATTATTAAAGGTAAATAA
- a CDS encoding cation-translocating P-type ATPase has product MQQDSKKKSGLSSQQVIESQQKYGKNILTIKKPTPIFIKFLKFLVEPMMQLLILAALIALGVAIYNVVFNHNHDQIELIVSFVEPGVIFLIVILNSIFGTIQENNAQKSIDALEKLTAPISHVLRDGKIITIKSEDLTVRDILVLKAGDQITGDGEIIEAANLEVDEALLTGESLPVFKDITKPVIIDAPLAERFNYVFSGTNVTRGRALVEITAIGMNTEIGKISTLINKEVDNLTPLQKKVNKLGKWIGIFSALLCVLTFFVYLLIVANIIQTPQNFAKQWHTALLIAITLAIGTIPEGLVPIITVILSFGVKRLSKKNALVKKISSAETLGNVSVICSDKTGTLTENKMTLKGLWSVKNGFDDFTNQDIIDYALLCSDAAIYWKNNNLVSTGSATEIAILNHAYSLDSQWTKEALQAKYPRVGEIPFESERKMMTVVVKYENKYLVITKGAFDRLLPLFDNSSQQAIKANEEMSNQALRVIAIGYKFLDNFDGNIQSKILEKDLNLIGLIGIIDPPRQEAKDAIVETQKAGIKTVMITGDHKNTALAIATQLGIFSAGQKAITGEELAKLSADELENEIENIAVFARTSPLDKIRIVKAWQAKNKIVSMTGDGVNDAPALKASDIGCAMGITGTEVSKQAADLILTDDNFATIANAVKEGRRLLDNIKRLMVFLFATNFATMIVTFVGILLFAINPLSALQILWINVVGETLPGIALGLNNSQSKLMDQKPELKNSPIITKKMFFQLVSLGLLASSFSLLMYYVGAVSLYNYDYGLMYQNLKNAEIDSLAKEANHLGSALAFLTMGIMLSANAFVVRSQKSIFISKWKDIKILIFSFLASIIILIFVTYIPILNLIFHMQPYNDKYGWFNIIPFFIPLSFIAISEIMKLIKFQSKI; this is encoded by the coding sequence ATGCAACAAGATAGTAAAAAAAAGTCTGGTTTAAGTTCGCAACAAGTTATTGAAAGTCAACAAAAATATGGTAAAAACATTTTAACAATAAAAAAACCTACACCTATTTTTATTAAGTTTTTAAAATTTTTAGTTGAACCAATGATGCAATTACTAATTTTAGCTGCATTAATTGCTTTAGGTGTAGCAATTTATAATGTAGTTTTTAATCATAATCACGATCAAATAGAATTAATTGTTTCATTTGTTGAACCAGGAGTTATTTTTTTAATTGTAATTCTTAATTCTATTTTTGGAACCATTCAAGAAAATAATGCTCAAAAATCAATTGATGCTTTAGAAAAATTAACAGCTCCCATCTCCCATGTTTTAAGAGATGGTAAAATAATCACTATTAAATCAGAAGATTTAACAGTAAGAGATATTTTAGTACTAAAAGCCGGTGATCAAATTACCGGAGATGGTGAAATTATTGAAGCTGCTAATTTAGAAGTTGATGAAGCTTTATTAACAGGAGAATCACTACCTGTATTTAAAGATATTACAAAACCAGTAATCATTGATGCACCTTTAGCTGAAAGATTTAATTATGTTTTTTCAGGAACAAATGTAACACGTGGACGAGCATTGGTAGAAATAACTGCAATTGGTATGAATACAGAAATTGGAAAAATTTCTACTTTAATTAACAAAGAAGTTGATAACTTAACACCTTTACAAAAAAAAGTCAACAAGTTAGGAAAATGAATTGGTATTTTTTCTGCCTTACTATGTGTACTAACTTTTTTTGTGTACTTACTTATTGTTGCAAATATTATTCAAACTCCTCAAAATTTTGCTAAACAATGACATACAGCTTTATTAATTGCTATTACTTTAGCAATTGGAACAATTCCCGAAGGGCTAGTTCCAATTATTACTGTAATTCTTTCTTTTGGAGTAAAACGTTTAAGTAAAAAAAATGCTTTAGTCAAAAAAATTAGTTCAGCTGAAACTTTAGGAAATGTTTCAGTTATTTGTTCTGATAAAACCGGAACACTAACTGAAAATAAAATGACTTTAAAAGGGCTTTGAAGTGTCAAAAACGGTTTTGATGATTTTACTAATCAAGACATTATTGATTATGCCTTATTATGTAGTGATGCTGCAATTTATTGAAAAAATAACAATTTAGTTAGTACTGGTTCAGCAACTGAAATTGCTATTTTAAATCATGCATATAGTTTAGATTCACAATGAACAAAAGAAGCTTTGCAAGCAAAATATCCTCGAGTAGGAGAAATTCCTTTTGAATCCGAAAGAAAAATGATGACAGTAGTTGTTAAATATGAAAATAAATATTTAGTAATTACTAAAGGTGCTTTTGATCGTTTATTACCTCTTTTTGACAATTCTTCACAGCAGGCAATTAAAGCTAATGAAGAAATGTCAAATCAAGCTTTAAGAGTAATTGCAATAGGTTATAAATTTTTAGATAATTTTGATGGAAATATTCAAAGTAAAATTTTAGAAAAAGATTTAAACTTAATTGGTTTAATAGGAATTATTGATCCACCAAGACAGGAAGCAAAAGATGCAATTGTAGAAACACAAAAAGCAGGAATTAAAACAGTAATGATTACAGGTGATCACAAAAATACTGCATTAGCAATTGCCACTCAATTAGGTATTTTTAGTGCAGGTCAAAAAGCGATCACCGGTGAAGAATTAGCAAAATTATCTGCTGATGAATTGGAAAATGAAATTGAAAATATCGCTGTTTTTGCACGTACTAGTCCACTTGATAAAATTAGAATTGTTAAAGCTTGACAAGCTAAAAACAAAATTGTTTCGATGACTGGTGATGGTGTAAATGATGCACCAGCCTTAAAAGCTTCAGATATCGGTTGTGCCATGGGAATTACAGGAACAGAAGTGTCTAAACAAGCTGCTGATTTAATTTTAACTGATGATAATTTTGCAACTATTGCCAATGCCGTTAAAGAAGGTAGAAGATTATTAGATAACATCAAAAGATTAATGGTATTCTTATTTGCAACTAACTTCGCAACGATGATTGTGACTTTTGTTGGTATTTTATTATTTGCCATTAACCCTTTATCAGCTTTACAAATTTTATGAATTAATGTTGTTGGTGAAACTTTACCTGGTATTGCTTTAGGATTAAATAATTCACAAAGTAAATTGATGGATCAAAAGCCTGAATTAAAAAACTCACCAATTATTACTAAAAAAATGTTTTTTCAATTAGTAAGTTTAGGTTTATTAGCTTCTTCTTTTTCATTGCTAATGTATTATGTAGGTGCAGTATCACTTTATAATTATGATTATGGATTAATGTATCAAAACCTTAAAAATGCAGAAATCGATTCTTTAGCTAAAGAAGCCAACCATTTAGGAAGTGCATTAGCATTTTTAACTATGGGAATCATGCTATCTGCCAATGCTTTTGTAGTACGTTCACAAAAAAGCATTTTTATTAGTAAATGAAAAGATATTAAAATTTTAATTTTTTCATTTTTAGCTTCAATTATTATTTTAATCTTTGTAACTTACATTCCTATTCTAAATTTAATTTTTCATATGCAACCTTATAATGATAAATATGGTTGATTCAATATCATTCCCTTTTTCATCCCACTAAGTTTTATTGCCATTTCAGAAATAATGAAATTAATAAAATTTCAGAGCAAAATATAA
- a CDS encoding NAD(P)H-dependent glycerol-3-phosphate dehydrogenase, whose amino-acid sequence MSKIAIIGSGAMATAMAQVAHDAGQKNIILYGIDKQELNDLAQGKNLKYFPENTQLAHFQVTDDLKFALDQAKYVILAVPSKIMDQVFEKVLAHLNSEVIIINVAKGFYPSKNVSLQQGLKIVAKDNQFIKGVVSLSGPSHAEEIVKRKYTAISVISANLDLAKKIQNMLSNKYFKLYCQTDETGAEIAGAYKNILAIGSGILFALDWGINTVAAFLTRGLSEAQRLIIALGGKPETILGLTGIGDLIVTALSNLSRNYNFGQAFVKEGKKALESNHTIEGLTALKNVLEIAQTLKLDLPIAQILNQVIYHGLKLTDAMDMAWQRELKSE is encoded by the coding sequence ATGTCTAAAATTGCAATTATAGGATCAGGAGCAATGGCAACTGCTATGGCTCAAGTTGCTCATGATGCAGGCCAAAAAAATATCATACTTTATGGGATTGATAAACAAGAATTAAATGATTTAGCTCAAGGAAAAAATTTAAAATATTTTCCAGAGAATACCCAACTTGCACACTTTCAAGTTACAGATGACTTAAAATTTGCTTTAGATCAAGCAAAATATGTTATTTTGGCAGTACCTTCCAAGATTATGGACCAAGTTTTTGAAAAGGTTTTGGCTCATTTAAACTCTGAAGTGATAATTATTAATGTAGCTAAAGGTTTTTATCCTTCAAAAAATGTTTCCTTACAACAAGGATTAAAAATTGTTGCCAAAGACAATCAATTTATCAAAGGTGTAGTTTCCCTTTCAGGACCATCGCATGCAGAAGAAATAGTAAAACGTAAATATACTGCTATTAGCGTTATATCTGCTAATTTAGATTTAGCAAAAAAAATTCAAAATATGTTATCTAATAAATATTTTAAATTATATTGTCAAACAGATGAAACTGGGGCTGAAATTGCTGGAGCATATAAAAATATCCTTGCAATTGGTTCAGGTATTTTATTTGCTTTAGATTGAGGAATTAATACTGTGGCAGCTTTTTTAACTCGTGGTTTAAGTGAAGCACAAAGATTAATTATCGCTTTAGGAGGAAAACCAGAAACTATTTTAGGTTTAACAGGCATTGGCGATTTAATCGTTACAGCCCTATCTAATTTATCTCGAAACTATAACTTTGGTCAAGCTTTTGTCAAAGAAGGAAAAAAAGCTTTAGAAAGCAATCATACAATCGAAGGATTAACTGCATTAAAAAATGTTTTAGAAATTGCTCAAACATTAAAACTTGATTTACCAATAGCCCAAATTTTAAATCAGGTAATTTATCATGGTTTAAAATTAACAGATGCTATGGATATGGCTTGACAAAGAGAATTAAAAAGCGAATAA
- a CDS encoding DUF31 family protein: MKKRNLFFSFLGFTTLFIFGFLGFTIYNLVVSNSNTSKIIQPVETSDVKGILKAKVNENFKNFYPSDINPRFLNLNNLSLFLEPNSEIDELRTNYEIEMKILPEGINDHDGTLQIKITTKENFNQQKEDYNVITVFGFKAIRDVSLEQKNILVHGINMFNEIELKNNITADQLNHNNFWNSIVLPQNIVKHSNLLEKVEYYTLKGFENQLRFNATIEKYEGKIFAKIELFYINNPQAGIINIVELNDIKDLDWTESLDNDFKNNVLPSHLFYLSQENLQKFFLKNFNPNIILKVVNFSPNDSNGTVILEKQDLQKNTLGYKKFILANNQSILDNALASDKNKIANFLENDLNLKNNANQILQQYNFEDAFNYRYTRLIRQIKIADQKRNNYLENTLKIYDSYKIFDLFDWKLSPDKKTLNFRFVNESNQEDNLSYTFKNKAIDFVNFNPQHFLPRKIADLKNEIHLRSMAISYFEKKETDPDRVYIISGTAWVIDKSKHEKNTYYIATNSHVVERLQSHWENITGFAYSLYNNKPYLDNGQFSNIFNASHNFRIFSKNTKWAKPLEKTKINSDKPFWDNFEIFDIGANTPLQGFASDIAIIRMTFPDDEKIGAITIRKNIPDAANYYSKMQQNPATKLKFFNSRNQYSWDSKSFTLNNMHSYSENVLPTDLVFGGYLSGQFWRTNDGSGFLKYSLNNEIREINQWDHVTDPEKRVKKLNFGTPYQISMPMAKAGTGMSGSMVMDRYGRVIGIFWGGLFPSESKELSGITKGVANIDPIGISYDNRKTILQKWLDLTKNIETDLDDSANEINFITESV, from the coding sequence ATGAAAAAAAGGAATTTATTTTTTAGTTTTTTAGGTTTTACTACTCTTTTCATATTTGGTTTTTTAGGTTTTACTATTTATAACTTAGTAGTTTCAAATTCTAACACTAGTAAAATTATTCAACCTGTAGAAACTTCTGATGTTAAAGGTATTTTAAAAGCTAAAGTAAATGAAAATTTTAAAAACTTTTATCCTTCTGATATTAATCCTCGTTTTTTAAATTTAAATAATTTATCACTATTTTTGGAACCTAATAGTGAAATTGATGAATTGAGAACCAATTATGAAATTGAGATGAAAATTTTACCTGAAGGAATTAATGATCATGATGGTACATTACAAATAAAAATTACTACTAAAGAAAATTTTAATCAACAAAAAGAAGATTACAATGTCATTACTGTTTTTGGTTTTAAGGCTATTAGAGATGTTAGTTTGGAACAAAAAAACATATTAGTACATGGTATTAATATGTTTAATGAAATTGAACTAAAAAATAATATTACTGCAGATCAATTAAATCACAATAACTTTTGAAATTCTATTGTACTACCTCAAAACATAGTCAAACATAGTAATCTTTTAGAAAAAGTAGAATATTATACTTTGAAAGGTTTTGAAAATCAATTACGTTTTAATGCAACAATTGAAAAATATGAAGGTAAAATTTTTGCTAAAATAGAATTATTTTATATTAACAATCCCCAAGCAGGCATTATAAATATTGTTGAATTAAATGATATTAAAGATTTAGATTGAACTGAATCACTAGATAATGATTTTAAAAATAATGTTTTACCTTCACACCTTTTTTATTTGTCACAAGAAAATTTACAAAAATTTTTCTTAAAAAATTTTAATCCTAATATTATTTTAAAAGTTGTAAATTTTAGTCCTAATGATAGTAATGGAACAGTTATTTTAGAAAAACAAGATTTACAAAAAAACACTTTAGGTTATAAAAAATTTATTTTAGCTAATAATCAATCAATTTTAGATAATGCTTTGGCAAGTGACAAAAACAAAATTGCTAATTTTTTGGAAAATGATTTAAATTTAAAAAATAATGCAAATCAAATTTTGCAACAATACAATTTTGAAGATGCCTTTAATTATCGTTACACAAGATTAATCCGTCAAATTAAAATTGCTGATCAAAAAAGAAATAATTATTTAGAAAATACTCTAAAAATTTATGACTCATACAAAATTTTTGATTTATTTGATTGGAAGCTTTCACCAGATAAAAAAACTCTAAATTTTAGGTTTGTTAATGAAAGTAATCAAGAAGATAATTTAAGTTATACTTTTAAAAATAAAGCAATTGATTTTGTAAACTTTAATCCGCAGCATTTTTTGCCAAGAAAAATTGCTGATTTAAAAAATGAAATTCATTTACGGTCAATGGCTATTTCTTATTTTGAAAAAAAAGAAACTGATCCAGACAGAGTTTACATTATCAGTGGTACAGCCTGAGTTATTGATAAAAGTAAACATGAAAAAAATACTTATTATATTGCAACTAATTCTCATGTTGTTGAACGTTTACAATCTCATTGAGAAAATATTACCGGCTTTGCTTATAGTTTATATAATAACAAGCCTTATTTAGACAACGGACAATTTAGTAATATCTTTAATGCTTCACATAATTTTAGAATTTTTAGTAAAAATACAAAATGAGCTAAACCTTTAGAAAAAACTAAAATTAATAGTGATAAGCCATTTTGGGATAATTTTGAAATTTTTGATATTGGAGCAAATACACCACTCCAAGGTTTTGCTTCTGATATAGCTATTATTAGAATGACTTTTCCCGATGATGAAAAAATAGGGGCAATTACTATTAGAAAAAATATTCCAGATGCGGCAAATTACTATTCAAAGATGCAACAAAATCCAGCAACAAAATTAAAATTTTTTAATTCTAGAAATCAATATTCTTGAGATAGTAAAAGTTTTACTCTAAATAATATGCATTCTTATTCTGAAAATGTTTTACCTACAGACCTTGTGTTTGGTGGTTACCTATCAGGTCAATTTTGAAGAACTAATGATGGTAGTGGCTTTTTAAAATATTCATTAAATAATGAAATACGTGAAATTAATCAATGAGATCATGTTACTGATCCAGAAAAAAGAGTTAAAAAACTGAATTTTGGTACCCCTTATCAAATTTCTATGCCAATGGCTAAAGCAGGAACTGGAATGTCTGGTTCGATGGTAATGGATCGTTATGGCAGAGTTATCGGAATTTTTTGAGGGGGATTATTTCCTTCTGAAAGTAAGGAACTTTCCGGAATTACTAAAGGAGTTGCCAATATTGATCCAATCGGTATTTCCTATGATAATAGAAAAACCATCCTCCAAAAATGGTTGGATTTAACTAAAAATATAGAAACAGATCTTGATGATTCAGCTAATGAAATTAATTTCATCACAGAAAGTGTTTAA
- a CDS encoding signal peptidase II, with the protein MSNKIINSIKANLLPKKKMIENVILFSVIFFIFFSFDLLTKYLFFSTEEYKIGFENNKRIIDWVIIGLRPKMHYGVTSGINNLIGFIGIHIFSWIVFFVIIISIFFVENKWMIAALALLNAGNMGNAFDRIFFQNGVRDLFFIPYHDRGTFNLADIFIVSGSVAIIIVYCMQFLIEFIRKVKSKRNISLNQNTENNLNEMLDDEKTSKNDLSNLEE; encoded by the coding sequence GTGTCAAATAAAATTATTAATTCAATTAAAGCTAATTTATTACCTAAAAAAAAAATGATTGAAAATGTTATTCTTTTTTCAGTTATTTTTTTTATTTTTTTCAGCTTTGATCTTTTGACTAAATACCTTTTTTTTAGTACAGAAGAATACAAAATTGGTTTTGAAAATAATAAGCGAATTATTGATTGAGTAATTATTGGGCTTCGCCCTAAAATGCATTATGGTGTAACTTCAGGAATTAATAATCTAATTGGTTTTATAGGTATCCATATTTTTAGTTGAATTGTTTTTTTTGTTATTATAATTTCTATTTTTTTCGTTGAAAACAAATGAATGATTGCTGCTTTAGCTTTACTAAATGCAGGAAATATGGGTAACGCATTTGACAGAATTTTCTTCCAAAATGGTGTTAGAGACCTTTTCTTTATCCCTTATCATGATAGAGGAACTTTTAACTTAGCTGATATATTTATCGTTTCTGGTTCTGTGGCAATTATAATCGTTTATTGTATGCAATTTTTAATTGAATTTATCCGGAAAGTAAAAAGCAAAAGAAATATATCATTAAATCAGAATACAGAAAATAATTTAAATGAAATGCTAGATGATGAAAAAACTTCCAAAAATGACTTATCTAATTTAGAAGAATAA